From a region of the Rhipicephalus microplus isolate Deutch F79 chromosome X, USDA_Rmic, whole genome shotgun sequence genome:
- the Sec22 gene encoding vesicle-trafficking protein SEC22 → MVLMTMIARVADGLPLSASVQDDQQQLGVGNTEYQNQAKMLFKKLNNQSFSRSTIETGPYNFHYLIENGVCYLVLTEKSFSKRLAFSFLEDLQNEFNRQYGNKVNSVNRPYSYIEFDTYIQKAKKAFMDSRARRNLSSLNSELKDVQRIMVQNIDDVLQRGSVISELDSKASNLSLLSQKYKKDARYLHLRSTYAKIAAVSVLIFVAFLYFYIF, encoded by the exons ATGGTGCTTATGACAATGATTGCCAGAGTAGCCGACGGGTTGCCCTTGTCGGCCTCTGTACAAGATGACCAGCAG CAACTTGGCGTAGGGAACACGGAATACCAGAACCAAGCAAAGATGTTATTCAAGAAGCTAAATAATCAATCATTTTCTCGATCCACCATTGAAACAGGACCTTACAACTTCCA ctaCTTGATTGAGAACGGAGTGTGCTATTTAGTACTCACAGAGAAGTCGTTTTCGAAGAGGCTTGCATTTTCTTTCCTTGAAGATCTGCAAAATGAGTTCAACCGTCAGTATGGCAACAAGGTCAATTCTGTGAACAGGCCATACAGCTACATTGAGTTCG ATACCTACATTCAAAAGGCAAAGAAGGCATTTATGGATTCTAGAGCGAGAAGAAATTTAAGTAGTCTAAATTCTGAACTTAAAGATGTTCAGCGAATCATGGTACAGAACATTGACGACGTGCTGCAAAGGGGATCAGTGATTTCAG AGTTGGACAGCAAAGCCAGCAACCTGTCCCTTCTGTCACAGAAGTACAAGAAGGATGCAAGATATCTGCATTTGCGCTCAACCTACGCAAAAATAGCTGCAGTGTCCGTGCTCATTTTTGTAGCATTCCTGTACTTCTACATCTTCTAG